One segment of uncultured Tolumonas sp. DNA contains the following:
- a CDS encoding DUF4224 domain-containing protein yields MLSNLFLTDDELFELTGYKLAYKQREILDRYSIRYVIRKDGHIRIARAWITEIQAIPTTENDGFNLEALPCRG; encoded by the coding sequence ATGTTATCTAATCTATTTTTAACTGATGATGAGTTGTTTGAACTAACCGGCTACAAATTAGCATATAAGCAGAGAGAGATTCTCGACCGCTATAGCATTCGGTATGTCATTCGAAAAGATGGTCACATCAGAATAGCACGAGCATGGATAACAGAAATTCAAGCTATACCGACAACAGAGAATGATGGCTTTAATCTGGAGGCATTACCATGTCGAGGGTAA
- a CDS encoding tyrosine-type recombinase/integrase, with translation MSRVRANKEDNWMPKRVYLKGNFYVFNPPQGGSITLCRADKKQSEVWAAYEKLINEDSLTFTVSKLLSEFFESSDFKDLSALTRSDYRKNSKNILLVFGKMRAEMVEPKHIRAYMDKRGLSSRIQANREKAFFSRAFRWAYERGKVHQNPCHGVKQYKERSRTRYITDIEYDLVYKCATPAIKVAMELSYLCAARKGDILTMRWDQILDEGVFIQQGKTGVKQIKLWSPRLQKVVKAAKQLHSDQYRAFVVVKADGYPYTDSGFSTAWYEVMKKARAESGWPLDFTFHDIKAKAISDVGGSSRDKQLVSGHKTESQVNVYDRSVKRVPAVDTVKTKS, from the coding sequence ATGTCGAGGGTAAGAGCAAACAAAGAAGATAATTGGATGCCAAAGCGGGTATATCTAAAAGGTAATTTTTATGTATTTAACCCACCCCAGGGAGGATCCATTACATTATGTCGAGCAGATAAAAAACAGTCTGAAGTATGGGCAGCCTATGAAAAACTAATTAACGAAGACTCATTAACCTTTACTGTATCAAAATTGCTGTCAGAATTTTTTGAGTCCTCAGATTTTAAAGATTTATCAGCACTAACCAGAAGTGATTACCGTAAAAACAGCAAAAACATTCTGTTAGTTTTCGGAAAGATGAGAGCTGAAATGGTAGAACCCAAACATATTCGTGCCTATATGGATAAACGAGGTTTAAGTTCTCGCATACAAGCAAATAGAGAAAAAGCCTTCTTTTCTCGTGCTTTCCGATGGGCCTACGAGCGAGGGAAAGTTCACCAGAACCCTTGTCATGGGGTTAAACAATACAAAGAGCGCTCCAGAACTCGCTATATAACAGACATAGAATATGACCTGGTTTATAAATGTGCGACGCCTGCAATTAAAGTAGCAATGGAGTTAAGTTACTTATGCGCGGCAAGAAAAGGTGACATTCTGACAATGCGGTGGGATCAAATTTTAGATGAAGGTGTTTTTATTCAGCAGGGTAAAACTGGGGTTAAGCAAATTAAGTTATGGTCACCTCGATTACAAAAAGTGGTCAAAGCAGCTAAACAACTTCACAGCGATCAATACAGGGCTTTTGTAGTAGTTAAAGCTGATGGCTATCCATATACCGATAGCGGATTCAGTACAGCTTGGTATGAAGTCATGAAAAAAGCGAGGGCCGAATCAGGGTGGCCACTCGACTTCACTTTCCACGATATCAAAGCTAAGGCAATTAGTGATGTCGGCGGTTCTAGCAGAGACAAACAACTTGTGAGCGGCCATAAGACTGAATCGCAAGTTAACGTCTACGATCGATCAGTTAAACGCGTTCCAGCAGTTGATACCGTTAAAACGAAATCATGA
- a CDS encoding cupin domain-containing protein, with amino-acid sequence MHNQQAAPETKGVTVQLLNTVDLGPEIEGMSGRQLRMRMVTIEPGGVFGPLHDHKDRPGTVYILQGTITDHRNGVATDYGPGVGWSEDRNTTHWLENRGMIPAVEISVDIVKQE; translated from the coding sequence ATGCACAACCAACAAGCAGCACCTGAGACGAAAGGAGTTACAGTCCAACTCCTAAATACCGTTGACCTTGGCCCAGAGATTGAGGGTATGAGTGGGCGACAACTTCGAATGAGGATGGTAACTATTGAGCCAGGCGGCGTCTTTGGTCCACTACACGATCATAAAGACAGACCAGGTACTGTTTATATTCTTCAAGGAACGATTACCGATCATCGAAATGGTGTAGCTACAGACTATGGACCAGGAGTTGGCTGGTCCGAAGATAGGAATACAACACACTGGCTTGAGAATAGAGGAATGATTCCTGCTGTGGAGATTTCCGTCGATATAGTCAAACAAGAGTAA
- a CDS encoding DMT family transporter, protein MANQLFFSCLMLVTGIGIPIMAALSATLGSTYGSPAFAACILFLVALLISVAFLFAVEGGLKTFPNNATLPFYFYLAGTFVAFYVLSVTWVAPKFGVGNAIAFVLLGQLISMAAIDQFGLLGAPTHAITLPRFIGLIFMSVGVFLAVPRG, encoded by the coding sequence ATGGCAAATCAACTTTTTTTCTCATGTCTCATGTTAGTTACCGGCATAGGCATCCCTATTATGGCCGCGCTAAGCGCAACATTGGGCTCTACATATGGAAGCCCTGCTTTCGCCGCTTGTATTTTGTTTCTGGTGGCGCTGCTGATCTCGGTTGCTTTCCTTTTCGCAGTCGAAGGCGGCCTGAAAACATTTCCGAACAATGCAACACTCCCCTTCTACTTCTATTTAGCTGGTACATTTGTAGCCTTTTATGTTCTCAGCGTCACTTGGGTTGCACCTAAATTTGGTGTCGGCAATGCAATAGCTTTTGTTCTTCTAGGCCAGCTCATATCTATGGCAGCAATAGATCAATTCGGCTTATTAGGTGCACCAACACACGCAATAACATTGCCACGGTTTATTGGTCTTATTTTTATGTCAGTTGGCGTTTTTTTAGCTGTGCCCCGCGGGTAA
- a CDS encoding DUF924 family protein has translation MFQQVLAFWFSEIDTKLWWQKDPEFDSTIRYKFGDLHRQATQGELYSWRNTPEGSLAEIIILDQFSRNIYRDKPEAFKFDLAALVLAHIAIGNGFDLKLAPIKRSFIYLPYMHSESAVIHSEAVELYKALGNATNLDFEYKHKAIIDQFGRFPHRNKVLGRESTSEELEFLKQPDSSF, from the coding sequence ATGTTTCAGCAGGTGCTCGCATTTTGGTTTTCTGAAATCGATACCAAATTATGGTGGCAAAAAGATCCTGAATTTGATTCTACGATACGTTATAAATTCGGTGATTTACATAGACAAGCAACTCAAGGTGAGCTGTACAGTTGGCGCAACACCCCAGAGGGCTCATTAGCCGAAATCATTATACTAGACCAGTTTTCTAGGAATATTTACCGAGACAAACCAGAGGCCTTTAAATTTGACCTTGCAGCACTTGTTCTCGCCCATATAGCAATCGGTAATGGGTTTGATCTTAAGCTTGCACCTATAAAGCGAAGTTTTATTTATTTACCATATATGCATAGTGAGTCGGCAGTAATTCATTCAGAAGCAGTGGAGTTATATAAAGCATTAGGCAATGCCACAAATCTAGATTTCGAATATAAACACAAGGCAATAATAGACCAATTTGGGCGGTTCCCACACAGGAATAAAGTGCTCGGACGTGAATCAACATCAGAGGAACTTGAATTTTTAAAACAACCAGATTCAAGTTTTTAG
- a CDS encoding SRPBCC family protein — translation MEYHLVTVWFIDAQIEVVYEAIFDSLNWPKWWNNVESVETIFAGDVSGIGNIRRYAWHGFLPYRLNFDIRATRIEPLVSIEGVASGDLDGVGCWSFTQNKNMTIVNYSWHVKTTSFGMNVFGLLAYPVVKWNHNYVMQKGGEALANLLNVQLINIMHYT, via the coding sequence ATGGAATACCATCTTGTTACTGTTTGGTTCATTGATGCTCAAATTGAAGTTGTCTATGAGGCTATTTTTGACTCTCTGAATTGGCCTAAGTGGTGGAATAATGTAGAAAGTGTAGAAACTATTTTTGCAGGAGATGTCAGTGGTATCGGTAATATACGACGATATGCATGGCATGGATTTCTACCATATCGTCTTAATTTTGATATTCGAGCCACTCGTATTGAGCCCTTAGTCTCTATTGAAGGTGTAGCAAGTGGCGACCTCGATGGCGTCGGCTGTTGGTCTTTCACCCAAAATAAAAATATGACGATTGTAAATTATAGTTGGCATGTAAAAACAACATCTTTTGGAATGAATGTTTTCGGGTTGTTGGCATATCCTGTAGTCAAATGGAATCATAATTATGTAATGCAGAAAGGAGGGGAAGCATTGGCCAATTTACTTAACGTCCAGTTAATTAACATCATGCATTACACATAA
- a CDS encoding quinol oxidase, whose product MKNLLMVNLFLLSLVGCVATQADTVLSNSMGEQAPITTSGVQKIQIEGGSYFFKPNHFTVKVNIPVELMIKVESGLIPHNFIIQSPETGVMVEESLSSNMKTIRFTPKAVGKITFYCSHGLPFAKSHRERGMEGVIDVVK is encoded by the coding sequence ATGAAAAATCTGTTGATGGTTAATCTTTTCCTTTTGAGTCTTGTTGGGTGCGTAGCAACCCAAGCGGACACTGTTCTATCTAATTCAATGGGTGAACAAGCGCCTATTACTACAAGTGGTGTTCAGAAAATACAGATAGAAGGAGGAAGTTATTTTTTTAAGCCCAATCATTTTACAGTTAAAGTAAATATCCCTGTTGAATTGATGATCAAAGTAGAAAGTGGGTTAATTCCTCATAACTTTATTATTCAATCACCTGAGACTGGGGTTATGGTGGAAGAGAGTCTGTCTAGTAATATGAAAACCATCCGTTTTACTCCCAAAGCGGTTGGGAAAATCACTTTTTATTGTAGTCACGGTTTGCCGTTTGCTAAGAGCCATAGAGAAAGAGGAATGGAAGGTGTTATTGATGTGGTAAAATAA
- the rrtA gene encoding rhombosortase, translated as MHTSSFRYLRPFFAKENTRFFLVAIFLLVIFQIIQTYIIDLSFNRTSIVHHELWRLVSGGLVHANFSHLLLNILGLFCLLVLYDNQISVRLWCITSLILVTIINCVLYLFLPSTEFYFGFSAALHGLFVWYSIIEWRAKHQWFPLAVILILIGKLSMDSMLPDNLSSHIIGMRVHWQSHWIGAILGALIALVYKRKAA; from the coding sequence GTGCACACTTCAAGTTTTCGCTATTTACGACCTTTTTTTGCTAAAGAAAATACTCGTTTTTTTCTTGTCGCAATATTTTTATTGGTTATTTTCCAAATAATTCAGACATATATAATCGATTTGTCATTTAATCGAACATCCATCGTCCATCATGAGTTATGGCGATTGGTCAGTGGGGGATTAGTCCACGCCAACTTTTCTCATTTATTGCTTAATATTCTAGGCTTATTTTGTTTGCTAGTTCTATATGATAATCAAATATCGGTACGCCTATGGTGCATCACAAGTCTCATCCTTGTAACAATCATCAATTGTGTATTGTATTTATTCTTACCCTCTACAGAGTTTTACTTTGGCTTCTCTGCAGCATTGCATGGCTTATTTGTATGGTATTCAATAATAGAATGGCGAGCAAAACACCAATGGTTTCCTCTAGCTGTTATTTTAATTTTAATAGGGAAACTAAGCATGGATAGTATGTTACCCGATAACCTGAGCAGTCATATCATAGGCATGAGAGTTCATTGGCAATCACATTGGATTGGCGCAATATTAGGTGCTCTTATTGCATTAGTGTATAAAAGAAAAGCCGCTTAA
- the pyrF gene encoding orotidine-5'-phosphate decarboxylase codes for MKDPKVIVALDFAKKEDALSFVDQVTPSDCRLKIGKEMFTYYGPQFVEQLVKKGFDVFLDLKFHDIPTTVAKAVKASAEMGVWMVNVHASGGRKMMDAAREVLIPYGDKAPLLIAVTVLTSMEQCDLADIGLDISPFEQVLRLATLTKHAGLDGVVCSAQEASALKSTLGHEFKLITPGIRLVTSTKTDDQSRVMTPVEAINAGADYLVIGRPVTQAADPLAVLQQINSSLA; via the coding sequence ATGAAAGACCCTAAAGTTATCGTTGCACTTGATTTCGCAAAAAAAGAAGATGCTTTATCTTTTGTCGATCAAGTAACCCCTTCTGATTGCCGACTAAAAATTGGTAAAGAAATGTTTACCTATTATGGGCCGCAATTTGTTGAACAACTGGTGAAAAAGGGATTCGACGTATTCTTGGATCTAAAGTTTCATGATATTCCAACTACGGTAGCTAAAGCAGTTAAAGCCAGTGCTGAAATGGGTGTCTGGATGGTGAATGTTCATGCATCTGGTGGTCGAAAAATGATGGACGCTGCCCGTGAAGTATTAATCCCTTATGGTGATAAAGCACCATTGCTGATTGCTGTGACAGTATTGACCAGCATGGAACAATGCGATTTAGCTGATATTGGCCTTGATATCTCACCATTTGAACAAGTATTAAGATTAGCTACTCTCACTAAACACGCTGGCTTAGATGGTGTGGTATGTTCAGCTCAAGAGGCCTCTGCGTTGAAGTCTACATTGGGCCATGAATTTAAACTAATCACTCCTGGCATTCGTTTAGTGACAAGCACTAAAACAGACGATCAAAGTAGAGTAATGACGCCAGTTGAGGCAATTAACGCTGGTGCAGATTATCTTGTTATCGGTAGACCAGTTACGCAAGCTGCTGATCCTTTAGCTGTTTTACAACAAATAAACAGTTCTTTAGCTTAA
- the lapB gene encoding lipopolysaccharide assembly protein LapB: protein MLELLFLLLPVAVAYGWYMGRRSVRIDEERKSSQRSRNYAAGINFLLSEQPDKAVDLFIDLLQVDTDTIDTHLALGNLFRQRGEVDRAIRIHQNLVARCLDSTEQQNLSMLELARDFVAAGLLDRAENVLHSLLKDDELADDARKMLLQIYEQLNEWQKAIDIAEKLSGKNHQRIVAHYYCQLAESDLLLQDFKSASSRLKRALKADQQCIRAQILFAQVYIKLQQYDAAIKHIDQIPELSSAFASEAWKLLQQCKSHIDARNLASILVRWLEHTQNTTVALALADSIQSEQGVAEAENFILRHIKRNPTMKGFHRLMTYQLEAMHDEKAAESITLLRSLVEKQIVVKPIYRCEHCGFSSKVIFWHCPSCKQWGSISPIQGLDGD, encoded by the coding sequence ATGCTGGAGTTACTCTTCCTGCTTTTGCCAGTTGCGGTGGCTTATGGCTGGTATATGGGAAGAAGAAGCGTCCGTATTGATGAAGAGCGGAAAAGCTCTCAACGTTCCCGAAATTATGCGGCAGGGATTAATTTCTTACTTTCTGAACAACCTGATAAGGCGGTCGATTTATTTATCGATTTATTACAGGTTGATACAGATACCATTGATACACACCTTGCGCTGGGTAATTTATTTCGTCAGCGGGGAGAGGTTGATCGAGCCATCCGTATTCACCAGAATTTAGTCGCTCGCTGTCTTGATTCGACGGAACAGCAAAATCTTTCTATGCTGGAATTAGCCCGTGATTTTGTTGCTGCCGGATTATTAGATCGTGCAGAAAACGTTCTTCATAGTTTATTAAAAGATGATGAATTAGCTGATGACGCTAGGAAGATGTTGTTACAGATTTATGAGCAACTTAATGAATGGCAAAAAGCGATTGATATTGCAGAAAAATTATCCGGTAAAAATCATCAACGGATTGTAGCTCATTATTACTGTCAGCTAGCGGAGTCTGATTTACTTTTACAAGATTTTAAATCAGCATCCTCACGACTGAAGCGCGCTCTAAAAGCTGATCAGCAATGTATTCGAGCACAAATATTATTCGCACAAGTATATATAAAACTGCAGCAATACGATGCAGCGATTAAACATATAGATCAAATTCCCGAATTATCATCTGCGTTTGCCAGTGAAGCATGGAAATTATTACAGCAATGTAAATCTCATATTGATGCACGTAATTTAGCTTCAATTTTAGTCCGTTGGTTAGAACATACGCAAAATACAACGGTTGCACTAGCACTTGCTGATTCGATTCAATCTGAACAAGGTGTGGCTGAAGCAGAAAATTTTATTCTGCGGCATATTAAAAGAAACCCTACAATGAAAGGGTTCCATCGGCTTATGACTTATCAGTTAGAAGCAATGCATGATGAAAAAGCAGCAGAAAGTATTACTTTGCTTAGATCTTTGGTTGAAAAACAAATAGTAGTAAAACCAATTTATCGTTGTGAGCATTGCGGGTTCTCCAGCAAAGTCATATTTTGGCATTGTCCGTCGTGTAAGCAATGGGGCAGTATTTCGCCTATCCAAGGGTTGGATGGCGATTAA
- a CDS encoding lipopolysaccharide assembly protein LapA domain-containing protein, with the protein MKFVKSILYFMAILSLAMFLVTLGSVNGQQIHVNLLIAQDDFSLPTLLVAAFFSGFLVALCALGFGYVVARLKLRKLQNHISRLSSQISQPVKE; encoded by the coding sequence ATGAAATTTGTGAAATCCATATTATATTTCATGGCTATTTTGTCGTTGGCCATGTTTTTAGTGACGTTGGGTTCAGTTAATGGTCAACAAATCCATGTCAATTTATTGATCGCGCAAGATGATTTTAGCTTGCCAACTTTGCTTGTTGCGGCTTTTTTCTCCGGTTTTTTAGTCGCTTTGTGTGCATTAGGGTTTGGATATGTTGTTGCCAGACTAAAACTGCGTAAATTACAAAATCATATTTCACGCCTATCATCCCAAATTAGTCAGCCTGTTAAGGAATAG
- a CDS encoding integration host factor subunit beta — MTKSDLIERLSSSQQHLAAKDVEAAVREILECMAATLESGNRIEIRGFGSFSLHYRAPRVGRNPKTGEKVELLAKSVPHFKPGKELRERVNSL, encoded by the coding sequence ATGACGAAATCTGATCTTATTGAGCGTCTTTCTTCTAGTCAGCAACATCTTGCCGCTAAGGATGTTGAGGCTGCAGTCCGGGAAATACTGGAATGCATGGCTGCTACTCTTGAAAGCGGTAATCGCATAGAAATTCGCGGTTTTGGCAGCTTCTCTCTGCATTACAGAGCACCTAGAGTTGGGCGGAACCCTAAGACTGGTGAAAAAGTAGAACTTCTTGCCAAAAGTGTTCCTCATTTCAAACCAGGCAAAGAGTTAAGAGAACGTGTAAACTCTTTGTAA
- the rpsA gene encoding 30S ribosomal protein S1, with product MTESFAQLFEESLQYLETRPGAIVKGTVVAIENGIVLVDAGLKSESAIPAEQFKNALGELEIALGDVVDVALDSVEDGFGETLLSREKAKRHEAWLQLEKAYEEQATVVGLINGKVKGGFTVELNGIRAFLPGSLVDVRPVRDTAHLEGKELEFKVIKLDQKRNNVVVSRRAVIETENSSERDSLLSTLQEGHEVKGIVKNLTDYGAFVDLGGVDGLLHITDMAWKRVKHPSEIVNVGDEITVKVLKFDRERTRVSLGLKQLGEDPWVAIAKRYPEGARLSGRVTNLTDYGCFVEIEEGVEGLVHVSEMDWTNKNIHPSKVVNVGDNVEVMVLDIDEERRRISLGLKQCKANPWQQFAETHAKGDRVSGKIKSITDFGIFIGLDGGIDGLVHLSDISWNATGEDAVREFKKGDEIDAVVLQVDPERERISLGVKQIEEDPFNKYLSDNKKGTIVKGKVTAVDSKGATIELEEGVEGYIRAADASRDRVEDASLVLSVGDEVEAKFMGVDRKNRTVSLSVRAKDEAEEKTAMDSVNQQEEAGFGNAMAEAFKAAKGE from the coding sequence ATGACTGAATCTTTTGCTCAACTTTTTGAAGAGTCTCTGCAATATCTGGAAACTCGTCCTGGCGCCATCGTTAAAGGTACTGTTGTTGCCATCGAAAACGGCATCGTACTGGTTGACGCTGGTCTGAAATCAGAATCTGCTATTCCTGCTGAACAGTTCAAAAATGCACTGGGCGAGCTGGAAATCGCATTGGGCGACGTTGTTGACGTAGCTCTGGATTCTGTAGAAGACGGTTTCGGTGAGACTCTGCTGTCTCGTGAAAAAGCTAAACGTCACGAAGCATGGTTGCAGCTGGAAAAAGCATACGAAGAACAGGCAACTGTTGTTGGTCTGATCAACGGTAAAGTGAAAGGCGGTTTCACCGTAGAACTGAACGGTATCCGTGCATTCCTGCCAGGCTCTCTGGTTGACGTTCGTCCAGTTCGTGACACTGCTCACCTGGAAGGCAAAGAACTTGAGTTCAAAGTGATCAAGCTGGATCAGAAACGCAACAACGTTGTTGTTTCTCGTCGTGCTGTTATCGAAACTGAAAACTCTTCTGAGCGCGACAGCCTGCTGTCTACTCTGCAAGAAGGCCATGAAGTTAAAGGTATCGTTAAGAACCTGACTGACTACGGTGCATTCGTAGATCTGGGTGGTGTTGACGGTCTGTTGCACATCACTGACATGGCGTGGAAACGTGTTAAACACCCATCTGAAATCGTGAACGTTGGTGATGAAATCACCGTTAAAGTTCTGAAATTCGACCGTGAGCGCACTCGTGTGTCTCTGGGCCTGAAACAGCTGGGCGAAGATCCATGGGTAGCTATCGCTAAGCGTTACCCAGAAGGCGCTCGTCTGAGCGGCCGCGTGACCAACCTGACTGATTACGGTTGCTTCGTTGAAATCGAAGAAGGCGTTGAAGGTCTGGTGCACGTTTCTGAAATGGATTGGACTAACAAAAACATTCATCCATCTAAAGTTGTTAACGTGGGTGACAATGTTGAAGTTATGGTTCTGGATATCGACGAAGAACGTCGCCGTATCTCTCTGGGCCTGAAACAATGTAAAGCTAATCCATGGCAGCAATTCGCAGAAACTCATGCGAAAGGCGATCGTGTAAGCGGTAAGATCAAATCTATCACTGATTTCGGTATCTTCATTGGTCTGGATGGTGGTATTGATGGTCTGGTTCACCTGTCTGACATTTCTTGGAACGCAACTGGCGAAGACGCTGTTCGTGAATTCAAGAAAGGCGACGAAATCGATGCAGTTGTTCTGCAGGTAGATCCAGAGCGTGAACGTATCTCTCTGGGCGTTAAACAGATCGAAGAAGATCCGTTTAACAAATACCTGTCAGATAACAAAAAAGGTACTATCGTTAAAGGTAAGGTAACCGCCGTTGATAGCAAAGGCGCTACCATTGAACTGGAAGAAGGTGTTGAAGGCTACATCCGTGCTGCTGATGCATCACGTGATCGCGTAGAAGACGCATCTTTGGTTCTGTCTGTTGGTGATGAAGTTGAAGCCAAATTCATGGGCGTTGACCGTAAAAACCGTACAGTAAGCCTGTCAGTTCGTGCTAAAGACGAAGCTGAAGAAAAAACAGCGATGGATAGCGTAAATCAGCAAGAAGAAGCTGGTTTCGGTAATGCTATGGCTGAAGCTTTCAAAGCAGCTAAAGGCGAATAA
- the cmk gene encoding (d)CMP kinase produces MIDTINFPVVTVDGPGGAGKGTLCMLLATNLGWHLLDSGAIYRVLAIAAKKRGIALDNVTALSELASNLDVSFPIEKEQVLIVLDGINVTDEIRTEATGNLASQVAAYPDVRAALLHRQQNFAQKPGLIADGRDMGTVVFPSAPVKIFLDASAEERAKRRQLQLQQKGINVNFDNLLQEIQERDFRDRNRPVAPLKPADDAILIDSTSMSIDAVFNQVLQLVNQRFIRAE; encoded by the coding sequence ATGATCGATACGATTAATTTCCCCGTAGTGACTGTTGATGGTCCTGGTGGAGCAGGAAAGGGTACGCTTTGCATGCTGCTAGCGACTAATCTTGGCTGGCATTTACTTGATTCTGGCGCGATCTACCGTGTTTTGGCCATTGCAGCGAAAAAACGCGGCATCGCGTTGGACAATGTAACTGCGCTATCTGAACTGGCCAGTAACCTTGATGTCAGTTTCCCTATAGAAAAAGAACAAGTACTGATTGTTTTAGATGGTATCAATGTTACCGATGAAATCAGAACTGAAGCTACCGGTAATCTGGCTAGTCAAGTTGCTGCTTATCCGGATGTCAGGGCCGCATTATTACATCGCCAACAGAATTTCGCTCAAAAGCCGGGTCTGATTGCGGACGGACGAGATATGGGAACCGTTGTTTTCCCCTCAGCCCCAGTAAAAATCTTCCTTGATGCCAGCGCTGAAGAGCGAGCAAAGCGTAGACAATTGCAGTTGCAGCAAAAGGGAATAAATGTTAATTTTGATAACCTTTTACAAGAAATTCAGGAACGTGATTTCCGGGATCGGAACCGTCCTGTTGCGCCATTAAAACCGGCGGATGATGCTATACTTATCGACTCGACAAGTATGTCAATTGACGCGGTTTTTAATCAGGTGTTGCAACTTGTAAATCAGCGTTTTATCCGAGCTGAGTAA
- a CDS encoding YcgN family cysteine cluster protein, which produces MNKEELIKTHYWEHKTLEEMSDDEWELLCDGCGHCCLTKLIDEDTDELIYTNVACNLLDLESCSCSNYMNRHTFEPDCIKLDAHLARTLPWLPPTCAYRRVAERKPLPFWHPLLAGDKRKMNRYAKSVKGKVVHERERGDWEEHIVVWKL; this is translated from the coding sequence ATGAATAAAGAAGAACTGATCAAAACTCACTATTGGGAGCATAAAACTCTTGAAGAAATGAGTGATGACGAATGGGAGTTACTCTGTGATGGTTGTGGTCATTGCTGCTTAACCAAATTAATTGATGAAGATACTGATGAACTTATTTATACCAATGTAGCCTGTAATTTGTTGGATCTGGAAAGCTGCAGTTGTTCAAACTACATGAACCGACATACCTTTGAGCCTGATTGCATTAAACTTGACGCTCATTTGGCAAGAACTTTACCGTGGTTGCCGCCTACGTGTGCGTACCGACGAGTTGCTGAGCGTAAACCTTTACCATTTTGGCATCCATTATTAGCTGGCGATAAGCGAAAAATGAACAGATATGCTAAATCAGTCAAAGGCAAAGTAGTGCATGAAAGAGAACGCGGTGATTGGGAAGAGCATATTGTCGTTTGGAAGCTTTAA
- a CDS encoding YcgL domain-containing protein yields MICAVYRSSKRPNTYLFLAKKDDFSLIPSELLQLFGRPELFMLLSEAKLNGLKAISKEKLLQELERNHYWLWIKQEEENLLKQHHSFLSQENNHE; encoded by the coding sequence ATGATCTGTGCTGTCTATCGAAGTAGCAAAAGGCCTAATACTTATCTTTTCTTGGCCAAAAAAGATGATTTTTCGCTCATTCCGTCTGAGCTGTTGCAACTATTTGGGCGTCCAGAATTATTTATGTTGCTCAGTGAAGCTAAACTGAACGGGCTAAAAGCCATTTCTAAAGAAAAACTGCTGCAGGAATTAGAGCGTAATCATTACTGGTTATGGATTAAACAAGAGGAAGAAAACCTGTTAAAACAGCATCACTCCTTCTTGTCACAGGAAAATAACCATGAATAA